Proteins co-encoded in one Cyprinus carpio isolate SPL01 chromosome B5, ASM1834038v1, whole genome shotgun sequence genomic window:
- the LOC109105799 gene encoding zinc finger and BTB domain-containing protein 20 — protein sequence MLRAHRCVLAAGSPFFQDKLLLGYSDIEIPSVVSVQSVQKLIDFMYSGVLRVSQSEALQILTAASILQIKTVIDECTRIVSQNVGITGSGSFSVVPGDSGQETPRGTPESGTSGPSSDAESGYMQTSHQSLDRVYSSLYSSCSGLGLQNGTRGNRSHYASAAVTASYDSPLPLQHKEGGQDPAWITRIHERSQQMERFLATSETTHCRKQPRPVRLHTGDIHIKQEQGDDYSCYGLEDCREDSEQLECVESEPKGESFDSGVSSSIGTETDSVEQPFLSGFTRDNCPNKGQQGERGTPVQIEVNDSSPEQTQESVEDGNRNGPSQESGELGVHQPPQANLTAPQSMPGGPYLRPGEPLTSNLRMPLTLTSNSQVMGTAGNTYLPTLFATQSASDNKPFLFSLPQSIGSQQPQFVAVPSPSMPPFPSGLTVPPVGSQQQGGAAVGQHGEKKPYACTLCCKTFTAKQNYVKHMFVHTGEKPHQCSICWRSFSLKDYLIKHMVTHTGVRAYQCSICNKRFTQKSSLNVHMRLHRGEKSYECYICKKKFSHKTLLERHMALHSTETGVSGVSAAGSAGGPASIPVPMAVPEPGAGVVALAMPVGAGGAGGGVGNTGVGVAAEASCQEGTTYMCSVCPVKFDQIEHFNDHMRKHVSDG from the exons ATGCTGCGAGCTCACCGTTGTGTGCTGGCTGCAGGCAGCCCCTTCTTTCAGGACAAGCTGCTCCTGGGCTACAGTGACATCGAGATCCCCTCTGTGGTTTCTGTACAGTCCGTCCAGAAACTGATTGACTTCATGTACAGCGGTGTGCTGCGGGTCTCCCAGTCCGAGGCCCTGCAGATCCTCACAGCTGCCAGCATACTTCAGATCAAGACCGTTATCGACGAGTGCACCCGTATTGTTTCACAAAATGTTGGCATTACTGGATCTGGCAGCTTTTCCGTCGTCCCAGGTGACTCGGGGCAGGAGACGCCACGGGGAACTCCTGAGTCTGGCACGTCCGGTCCCAGTAGTGATGCCGAATCAGGCTACATGCAAACATCTCACCAGAGCCTTGACCGCGTTTATTCCTCGCTTTATTCCAGCTGTTCTGGGTTGGGCCTGCAAAACGGTACCCGTGGAAATCGCTCCCACTATGCCAGTGCCGCGGTGACAGCCAGCTATGACTCACCCCTTCCACTACAGCATAAGGAGGGAGGACAAGACCCGGCCTGGATCACACGCATCCACGAGCGTTCGCAGCAGATGGAGCGCTTCCTGGCCACGTCGGAGACTACACACTGCCGTAAACAGCCTCGTCCCGTGAGGCTCCACACAGGTGATATTCACATCAAGCAGGAGCAAGGGGACGATTACAGCTGCTATGGGCTTGAGGACTGCCGTGAGGACAGTGAACAGCTGGAGTGTGTCGAAAGTGAGCCCAAAGGCGAGAGCTTTGACTCCGGCGTCAGCTCTTCCATTGGCACGGAAACGGATTCTGTTGAGCAGCCTTTCTTGTCCGGGTTCACTCGAGACAACTGTCCAAATAAAGGCCAGCAAGGTGAGCGTGGAACCCCTGTGCAGATCGAGGTTAACGATTCATCTCCCGAGCAGACTCAAGAGTCGGTTGAAGACGGGAATAGAAACGGTCCTTCTCAAGAGAGTGGTGAGCTTGGAGTCCATCAGCCACCACAAGCCAACCTAACAGCACCACAGTCCATGCCTGGTGGGCCATACCTGCGGCCAGGTGAACCCCTTACCAGCAACCTGCGTATGCCCCTCACCCTGACCAGCAACTCCCAGGTAATGGGAACTGCAGGCAACACTTACTTGCCTACACTCTTTGCAACCCAGTCAGCCAGCGACAACAAGCCTTTCCTCTTCAGTCTGCCCCAGTCCATTGGGAGTCAGCAGCCACAATTTGTGGCAGTGCCCTCTCCCAGCATGCCTCCATTCCCCAGCGGACTGACAGTGCCACCAGTTGGAAGTCAGCAGCAAGGTGGTGCTGCAGTGGGACAGCATGGGGAGAAGAAGCCCTACGCATGCACTCTTTGTTGTAAGACCTTTACTGCCAAACAAAACTACGTGAAACACATGTTTGTGCACACAG GTGAAAAGCCACACCAGTGCAGTATCTGCTGGCGTTCGTTCTCGCTGAAGGATTATCTCATCAAACACATGGTTACACATACAGGCGTCCGAGCATACCAGTGCAGCATCTGCAACAAACGCTTCACCCAGAAGAGCTCGCTCAACGTCCACATGCGCTTGCACCGTGGAGAGAAGTCCTACGAGTGCTACATCTGCAAGAAGAAGTTCTCCCACAAGACCCTGCTGGAGCGCCACATGGCCCTGCACAGCACCGAAACCGGGGTCTCCGGGGTCAGTGCCGCCGGGAGTGCCGGAGGCCCCGCATCCATCCCGGTTCCGATGGCTGTTCCCGAGCCGGGAGCGGGAGTGGTGGCTCTCGCCATGCCGGTGGGAGCGGGCGGAGCAGGGGGTGGAGTCGGAAACACCGGAGTGGGCGTTGCTGCGGAAGCGAGCTGCCAGGAGGGGACCACCTACATGTGCTCCGTGTGCCCTGTCAAGTTTGACCAAATCGAGCACTTCAATGACCACATGCGCAAGCATGTCTCCGACGgataa